In Ovis aries strain OAR_USU_Benz2616 breed Rambouillet chromosome 17, ARS-UI_Ramb_v3.0, whole genome shotgun sequence, the following proteins share a genomic window:
- the TPST2 gene encoding protein-tyrosine sulfotransferase 2 isoform X4, which yields MLGSGRRPCEWAQLVDHPGQQPRAAEPRDERVQGRCEHRGAPARLPLKRAPRPRPSMRLSVRRALLAAGLALALVLAVHLGQRVLECRAVLGGPRGPRRTMRPEQEDLMMVGADHVEYRYGKAMPLIFVGGVPRSGTTLMRAMLDAHPEVRCGEETRIIPRVLAMRQAWSKSGREKLRLDEAGVTDEVLDAAMQAFILEVIAKHGEPARVLCNKDPFTLKSSVYLSRLFPNSKFLLMVRDGRASVHSMITRKVTIAGFDLSSYRDCLTKWNKAIEVMYAQCMEVGKDKCLPVYYEQLVLHPRRSLKVILDFLGIAWSDAVLHHEDLIGKPGGVSLSKIERSTDQVIKPVNLEALSKWTGHIPGDVLRDMAQIAPMLARLGYDPYANPPNYGNPDPIVINNTHRVNPNSTSSHLGSS from the exons GGCTCAGCTGGTGGACCATCCTGGCCAGCAGCCACGAGCAGCAGAGCCCAGGGATGAGCGTGTCCAGGGAAG ATGTGAGCACCGCGGGGCTCCCGCCCGCCTGCCCCTGAAgcgcgccccccgccccaggcccAGCATGCGCCTGTCGGTGCGGAGGGCACTGCTGGCAGccggcctggccctggccctggtgCTGGCCGTCCACCTGGGGCAGCGGGTGCTGGAGTGCCGGGCGGTGCTGGGGGGCCCGCGGGGCCCCCGGCGGACCATGCGGCCGGAGCAGGAGGACCTGATGATGGTGGGCGCGGACCACGTGGAGTACCGCTACGGCAAGGCCATGCCGCTCATCTTCGTCGGGGGCGTGCCCCGGAGCGGCACCACGCTGATGCGGGCCATGCTGGACGCGCACCCCGAGGTGCGCTGCGGCGAGGAGACCCGCATCATCCCGCGTGTGCTGGCCATGCGCCAGGCCTGGTCCAAGTCGGGCCGGGAGAAGCTGCGGCTGGACGAGGCGGGCGTGACGGACGAGGTGCTGGACGCCGCCATGCAGGCCTTCATCCTGGAGGTGATCGCCAAGCACGGCGAGCCGGCCCGCGTCCTCTGCAACAAGGACCCCTTCACGCTCAAGTCGTCCGTCTACCTGTCGCGCCTGTTCCCCAACTCCAAGTTCCTGCTCATGGTGCGCGACGGCCGCGCCTCCGTCCACTCCATGATCACCCGCAAGGTCACCATTGCTGGCTTCGACCTCAGCAGCTACCGCGACTGCCTCACCAAGTGGAACAAGGCCATCGAGGTGATGTACGCGCAGTGCATGGAGGTGGGCAAGGACAAGTGCCTGCCCGTGTACTACGAGCAGCTGGTGCTGCACCCCCGGCGCTCCCTCAAGGTCATCCTCGACTTCCTGGGCATCGCCTGGAGCGATGCTGTCCTCCACCACGAGGACCTCATCGGCAAGCCGGGCGGCGTCTCCCTGTCCAA GATTGAACGATCCACAGACCAGGTCATCAAGCCTGTGAACCTGGAAGCTCTCTCCAAGTGGACTGGCCACATCCCTGGGGATGTGTTGAGGGACATGGCCCAGATTGCCCCCATGCTGGCCCGGCTCGGCTATGACCCCTATGCAAACCCCCCCAACTATGGCAACCCCGACCCCATTGTCATCAACAACACACACCGG GTGAACCCGAACAGCACCTCCTCCCACCTAGGAAGCTCATGA
- the TPST2 gene encoding protein-tyrosine sulfotransferase 2 isoform X5 — protein sequence MRLSVRRALLAAGLALALVLAVHLGQRVLECRAVLGGPRGPRRTMRPEQEDLMMVGADHVEYRYGKAMPLIFVGGVPRSGTTLMRAMLDAHPEVRCGEETRIIPRVLAMRQAWSKSGREKLRLDEAGVTDEVLDAAMQAFILEVIAKHGEPARVLCNKDPFTLKSSVYLSRLFPNSKFLLMVRDGRASVHSMITRKVTIAGFDLSSYRDCLTKWNKAIEVMYAQCMEVGKDKCLPVYYEQLVLHPRRSLKVILDFLGIAWSDAVLHHEDLIGKPGGVSLSKIERSTDQVIKPVNLEALSKWTGHIPGDVLRDMAQIAPMLARLGYDPYANPPNYGNPDPIVINNTHRVSTLPTGRCGRGWGLLLPEKTLSPLIAKQLACVCLRMTACIPIFAWATRKLKTSGYSASHTP from the exons ATGCGCCTGTCGGTGCGGAGGGCACTGCTGGCAGccggcctggccctggccctggtgCTGGCCGTCCACCTGGGGCAGCGGGTGCTGGAGTGCCGGGCGGTGCTGGGGGGCCCGCGGGGCCCCCGGCGGACCATGCGGCCGGAGCAGGAGGACCTGATGATGGTGGGCGCGGACCACGTGGAGTACCGCTACGGCAAGGCCATGCCGCTCATCTTCGTCGGGGGCGTGCCCCGGAGCGGCACCACGCTGATGCGGGCCATGCTGGACGCGCACCCCGAGGTGCGCTGCGGCGAGGAGACCCGCATCATCCCGCGTGTGCTGGCCATGCGCCAGGCCTGGTCCAAGTCGGGCCGGGAGAAGCTGCGGCTGGACGAGGCGGGCGTGACGGACGAGGTGCTGGACGCCGCCATGCAGGCCTTCATCCTGGAGGTGATCGCCAAGCACGGCGAGCCGGCCCGCGTCCTCTGCAACAAGGACCCCTTCACGCTCAAGTCGTCCGTCTACCTGTCGCGCCTGTTCCCCAACTCCAAGTTCCTGCTCATGGTGCGCGACGGCCGCGCCTCCGTCCACTCCATGATCACCCGCAAGGTCACCATTGCTGGCTTCGACCTCAGCAGCTACCGCGACTGCCTCACCAAGTGGAACAAGGCCATCGAGGTGATGTACGCGCAGTGCATGGAGGTGGGCAAGGACAAGTGCCTGCCCGTGTACTACGAGCAGCTGGTGCTGCACCCCCGGCGCTCCCTCAAGGTCATCCTCGACTTCCTGGGCATCGCCTGGAGCGATGCTGTCCTCCACCACGAGGACCTCATCGGCAAGCCGGGCGGCGTCTCCCTGTCCAA GATTGAACGATCCACAGACCAGGTCATCAAGCCTGTGAACCTGGAAGCTCTCTCCAAGTGGACTGGCCACATCCCTGGGGATGTGTTGAGGGACATGGCCCAGATTGCCCCCATGCTGGCCCGGCTCGGCTATGACCCCTATGCAAACCCCCCCAACTATGGCAACCCCGACCCCATTGTCATCAACAACACACACCGGGTGAGTACACTGCCCACGGGGAGATGCGGCCGGGGCTGGGGGCTCCTGCTACCCGAGAAGACACTCAGTCCCTTGATTGCTAAGCAGCTGGCTTGTGTCTGTCTTCGTATGACTGCTTGTATTCCCATTTTTGCTTGGGCCACCAGGAAGCTCAAAACCAGTGGGTATTCTGCCTCTCACACTCCGTAG
- the TPST2 gene encoding protein-tyrosine sulfotransferase 2 isoform X6 produces MRLSVRRALLAAGLALALVLAVHLGQRVLECRAVLGGPRGPRRTMRPEQEDLMMVGADHVEYRYGKAMPLIFVGGVPRSGTTLMRAMLDAHPEVRCGEETRIIPRVLAMRQAWSKSGREKLRLDEAGVTDEVLDAAMQAFILEVIAKHGEPARVLCNKDPFTLKSSVYLSRLFPNSKFLLMVRDGRASVHSMITRKVTIAGFDLSSYRDCLTKWNKAIEVMYAQCMEVGKDKCLPVYYEQLVLHPRRSLKVILDFLGIAWSDAVLHHEDLIGKPGGVSLSKIERSTDQVIKPVNLEALSKWTGHIPGDVLRDMAQIAPMLARLGYDPYANPPNYGNPDPIVINNTHRVLKGDYKTPANLKGYFQVNPNSTSSHLGSS; encoded by the exons ATGCGCCTGTCGGTGCGGAGGGCACTGCTGGCAGccggcctggccctggccctggtgCTGGCCGTCCACCTGGGGCAGCGGGTGCTGGAGTGCCGGGCGGTGCTGGGGGGCCCGCGGGGCCCCCGGCGGACCATGCGGCCGGAGCAGGAGGACCTGATGATGGTGGGCGCGGACCACGTGGAGTACCGCTACGGCAAGGCCATGCCGCTCATCTTCGTCGGGGGCGTGCCCCGGAGCGGCACCACGCTGATGCGGGCCATGCTGGACGCGCACCCCGAGGTGCGCTGCGGCGAGGAGACCCGCATCATCCCGCGTGTGCTGGCCATGCGCCAGGCCTGGTCCAAGTCGGGCCGGGAGAAGCTGCGGCTGGACGAGGCGGGCGTGACGGACGAGGTGCTGGACGCCGCCATGCAGGCCTTCATCCTGGAGGTGATCGCCAAGCACGGCGAGCCGGCCCGCGTCCTCTGCAACAAGGACCCCTTCACGCTCAAGTCGTCCGTCTACCTGTCGCGCCTGTTCCCCAACTCCAAGTTCCTGCTCATGGTGCGCGACGGCCGCGCCTCCGTCCACTCCATGATCACCCGCAAGGTCACCATTGCTGGCTTCGACCTCAGCAGCTACCGCGACTGCCTCACCAAGTGGAACAAGGCCATCGAGGTGATGTACGCGCAGTGCATGGAGGTGGGCAAGGACAAGTGCCTGCCCGTGTACTACGAGCAGCTGGTGCTGCACCCCCGGCGCTCCCTCAAGGTCATCCTCGACTTCCTGGGCATCGCCTGGAGCGATGCTGTCCTCCACCACGAGGACCTCATCGGCAAGCCGGGCGGCGTCTCCCTGTCCAA GATTGAACGATCCACAGACCAGGTCATCAAGCCTGTGAACCTGGAAGCTCTCTCCAAGTGGACTGGCCACATCCCTGGGGATGTGTTGAGGGACATGGCCCAGATTGCCCCCATGCTGGCCCGGCTCGGCTATGACCCCTATGCAAACCCCCCCAACTATGGCAACCCCGACCCCATTGTCATCAACAACACACACCGG gTCTTGAAAGGGGACTATAAAACACCAGCTAATCTGAAAGGCTATTTTCAG GTGAACCCGAACAGCACCTCCTCCCACCTAGGAAGCTCATGA
- the TPST2 gene encoding protein-tyrosine sulfotransferase 2 isoform X3, with product MLGSGRRPCEWAQLVDHPGQQPRAAEPRDERVQGRCEHRGAPARLPLKRAPRPRPSMRLSVRRALLAAGLALALVLAVHLGQRVLECRAVLGGPRGPRRTMRPEQEDLMMVGADHVEYRYGKAMPLIFVGGVPRSGTTLMRAMLDAHPEVRCGEETRIIPRVLAMRQAWSKSGREKLRLDEAGVTDEVLDAAMQAFILEVIAKHGEPARVLCNKDPFTLKSSVYLSRLFPNSKFLLMVRDGRASVHSMITRKVTIAGFDLSSYRDCLTKWNKAIEVMYAQCMEVGKDKCLPVYYEQLVLHPRRSLKVILDFLGIAWSDAVLHHEDLIGKPGGVSLSKIERSTDQVIKPVNLEALSKWTGHIPGDVLRDMAQIAPMLARLGYDPYANPPNYGNPDPIVINNTHRVLKGDYKTPANLKGYFQVNPNSTSSHLGSS from the exons GGCTCAGCTGGTGGACCATCCTGGCCAGCAGCCACGAGCAGCAGAGCCCAGGGATGAGCGTGTCCAGGGAAG ATGTGAGCACCGCGGGGCTCCCGCCCGCCTGCCCCTGAAgcgcgccccccgccccaggcccAGCATGCGCCTGTCGGTGCGGAGGGCACTGCTGGCAGccggcctggccctggccctggtgCTGGCCGTCCACCTGGGGCAGCGGGTGCTGGAGTGCCGGGCGGTGCTGGGGGGCCCGCGGGGCCCCCGGCGGACCATGCGGCCGGAGCAGGAGGACCTGATGATGGTGGGCGCGGACCACGTGGAGTACCGCTACGGCAAGGCCATGCCGCTCATCTTCGTCGGGGGCGTGCCCCGGAGCGGCACCACGCTGATGCGGGCCATGCTGGACGCGCACCCCGAGGTGCGCTGCGGCGAGGAGACCCGCATCATCCCGCGTGTGCTGGCCATGCGCCAGGCCTGGTCCAAGTCGGGCCGGGAGAAGCTGCGGCTGGACGAGGCGGGCGTGACGGACGAGGTGCTGGACGCCGCCATGCAGGCCTTCATCCTGGAGGTGATCGCCAAGCACGGCGAGCCGGCCCGCGTCCTCTGCAACAAGGACCCCTTCACGCTCAAGTCGTCCGTCTACCTGTCGCGCCTGTTCCCCAACTCCAAGTTCCTGCTCATGGTGCGCGACGGCCGCGCCTCCGTCCACTCCATGATCACCCGCAAGGTCACCATTGCTGGCTTCGACCTCAGCAGCTACCGCGACTGCCTCACCAAGTGGAACAAGGCCATCGAGGTGATGTACGCGCAGTGCATGGAGGTGGGCAAGGACAAGTGCCTGCCCGTGTACTACGAGCAGCTGGTGCTGCACCCCCGGCGCTCCCTCAAGGTCATCCTCGACTTCCTGGGCATCGCCTGGAGCGATGCTGTCCTCCACCACGAGGACCTCATCGGCAAGCCGGGCGGCGTCTCCCTGTCCAA GATTGAACGATCCACAGACCAGGTCATCAAGCCTGTGAACCTGGAAGCTCTCTCCAAGTGGACTGGCCACATCCCTGGGGATGTGTTGAGGGACATGGCCCAGATTGCCCCCATGCTGGCCCGGCTCGGCTATGACCCCTATGCAAACCCCCCCAACTATGGCAACCCCGACCCCATTGTCATCAACAACACACACCGG gTCTTGAAAGGGGACTATAAAACACCAGCTAATCTGAAAGGCTATTTTCAG GTGAACCCGAACAGCACCTCCTCCCACCTAGGAAGCTCATGA
- the TPST2 gene encoding protein-tyrosine sulfotransferase 2 isoform X1, whose amino-acid sequence MLGSGRRPCEWAQLVDHPGQQPRAAEPRDERVQGRCEHRGAPARLPLKRAPRPRPSMRLSVRRALLAAGLALALVLAVHLGQRVLECRAVLGGPRGPRRTMRPEQEDLMMVGADHVEYRYGKAMPLIFVGGVPRSGTTLMRAMLDAHPEVRCGEETRIIPRVLAMRQAWSKSGREKLRLDEAGVTDEVLDAAMQAFILEVIAKHGEPARVLCNKDPFTLKSSVYLSRLFPNSKFLLMVRDGRASVHSMITRKVTIAGFDLSSYRDCLTKWNKAIEVMYAQCMEVGKDKCLPVYYEQLVLHPRRSLKVILDFLGIAWSDAVLHHEDLIGKPGGVSLSKIERSTDQVIKPVNLEALSKWTGHIPGDVLRDMAQIAPMLARLGYDPYANPPNYGNPDPIVINNTHRVSTLPTGRCGRGWGLLLPEKTLSPLIAKQLACVCLRMTACIPIFAWATRKLKTSGYSASHTP is encoded by the exons GGCTCAGCTGGTGGACCATCCTGGCCAGCAGCCACGAGCAGCAGAGCCCAGGGATGAGCGTGTCCAGGGAAG ATGTGAGCACCGCGGGGCTCCCGCCCGCCTGCCCCTGAAgcgcgccccccgccccaggcccAGCATGCGCCTGTCGGTGCGGAGGGCACTGCTGGCAGccggcctggccctggccctggtgCTGGCCGTCCACCTGGGGCAGCGGGTGCTGGAGTGCCGGGCGGTGCTGGGGGGCCCGCGGGGCCCCCGGCGGACCATGCGGCCGGAGCAGGAGGACCTGATGATGGTGGGCGCGGACCACGTGGAGTACCGCTACGGCAAGGCCATGCCGCTCATCTTCGTCGGGGGCGTGCCCCGGAGCGGCACCACGCTGATGCGGGCCATGCTGGACGCGCACCCCGAGGTGCGCTGCGGCGAGGAGACCCGCATCATCCCGCGTGTGCTGGCCATGCGCCAGGCCTGGTCCAAGTCGGGCCGGGAGAAGCTGCGGCTGGACGAGGCGGGCGTGACGGACGAGGTGCTGGACGCCGCCATGCAGGCCTTCATCCTGGAGGTGATCGCCAAGCACGGCGAGCCGGCCCGCGTCCTCTGCAACAAGGACCCCTTCACGCTCAAGTCGTCCGTCTACCTGTCGCGCCTGTTCCCCAACTCCAAGTTCCTGCTCATGGTGCGCGACGGCCGCGCCTCCGTCCACTCCATGATCACCCGCAAGGTCACCATTGCTGGCTTCGACCTCAGCAGCTACCGCGACTGCCTCACCAAGTGGAACAAGGCCATCGAGGTGATGTACGCGCAGTGCATGGAGGTGGGCAAGGACAAGTGCCTGCCCGTGTACTACGAGCAGCTGGTGCTGCACCCCCGGCGCTCCCTCAAGGTCATCCTCGACTTCCTGGGCATCGCCTGGAGCGATGCTGTCCTCCACCACGAGGACCTCATCGGCAAGCCGGGCGGCGTCTCCCTGTCCAA GATTGAACGATCCACAGACCAGGTCATCAAGCCTGTGAACCTGGAAGCTCTCTCCAAGTGGACTGGCCACATCCCTGGGGATGTGTTGAGGGACATGGCCCAGATTGCCCCCATGCTGGCCCGGCTCGGCTATGACCCCTATGCAAACCCCCCCAACTATGGCAACCCCGACCCCATTGTCATCAACAACACACACCGGGTGAGTACACTGCCCACGGGGAGATGCGGCCGGGGCTGGGGGCTCCTGCTACCCGAGAAGACACTCAGTCCCTTGATTGCTAAGCAGCTGGCTTGTGTCTGTCTTCGTATGACTGCTTGTATTCCCATTTTTGCTTGGGCCACCAGGAAGCTCAAAACCAGTGGGTATTCTGCCTCTCACACTCCGTAG
- the TPST2 gene encoding protein-tyrosine sulfotransferase 2 isoform X2, translated as MAQLVDHPGQQPRAAEPRDERVQGRCEHRGAPARLPLKRAPRPRPSMRLSVRRALLAAGLALALVLAVHLGQRVLECRAVLGGPRGPRRTMRPEQEDLMMVGADHVEYRYGKAMPLIFVGGVPRSGTTLMRAMLDAHPEVRCGEETRIIPRVLAMRQAWSKSGREKLRLDEAGVTDEVLDAAMQAFILEVIAKHGEPARVLCNKDPFTLKSSVYLSRLFPNSKFLLMVRDGRASVHSMITRKVTIAGFDLSSYRDCLTKWNKAIEVMYAQCMEVGKDKCLPVYYEQLVLHPRRSLKVILDFLGIAWSDAVLHHEDLIGKPGGVSLSKIERSTDQVIKPVNLEALSKWTGHIPGDVLRDMAQIAPMLARLGYDPYANPPNYGNPDPIVINNTHRVSTLPTGRCGRGWGLLLPEKTLSPLIAKQLACVCLRMTACIPIFAWATRKLKTSGYSASHTP; from the exons GGCTCAGCTGGTGGACCATCCTGGCCAGCAGCCACGAGCAGCAGAGCCCAGGGATGAGCGTGTCCAGGGAAG ATGTGAGCACCGCGGGGCTCCCGCCCGCCTGCCCCTGAAgcgcgccccccgccccaggcccAGCATGCGCCTGTCGGTGCGGAGGGCACTGCTGGCAGccggcctggccctggccctggtgCTGGCCGTCCACCTGGGGCAGCGGGTGCTGGAGTGCCGGGCGGTGCTGGGGGGCCCGCGGGGCCCCCGGCGGACCATGCGGCCGGAGCAGGAGGACCTGATGATGGTGGGCGCGGACCACGTGGAGTACCGCTACGGCAAGGCCATGCCGCTCATCTTCGTCGGGGGCGTGCCCCGGAGCGGCACCACGCTGATGCGGGCCATGCTGGACGCGCACCCCGAGGTGCGCTGCGGCGAGGAGACCCGCATCATCCCGCGTGTGCTGGCCATGCGCCAGGCCTGGTCCAAGTCGGGCCGGGAGAAGCTGCGGCTGGACGAGGCGGGCGTGACGGACGAGGTGCTGGACGCCGCCATGCAGGCCTTCATCCTGGAGGTGATCGCCAAGCACGGCGAGCCGGCCCGCGTCCTCTGCAACAAGGACCCCTTCACGCTCAAGTCGTCCGTCTACCTGTCGCGCCTGTTCCCCAACTCCAAGTTCCTGCTCATGGTGCGCGACGGCCGCGCCTCCGTCCACTCCATGATCACCCGCAAGGTCACCATTGCTGGCTTCGACCTCAGCAGCTACCGCGACTGCCTCACCAAGTGGAACAAGGCCATCGAGGTGATGTACGCGCAGTGCATGGAGGTGGGCAAGGACAAGTGCCTGCCCGTGTACTACGAGCAGCTGGTGCTGCACCCCCGGCGCTCCCTCAAGGTCATCCTCGACTTCCTGGGCATCGCCTGGAGCGATGCTGTCCTCCACCACGAGGACCTCATCGGCAAGCCGGGCGGCGTCTCCCTGTCCAA GATTGAACGATCCACAGACCAGGTCATCAAGCCTGTGAACCTGGAAGCTCTCTCCAAGTGGACTGGCCACATCCCTGGGGATGTGTTGAGGGACATGGCCCAGATTGCCCCCATGCTGGCCCGGCTCGGCTATGACCCCTATGCAAACCCCCCCAACTATGGCAACCCCGACCCCATTGTCATCAACAACACACACCGGGTGAGTACACTGCCCACGGGGAGATGCGGCCGGGGCTGGGGGCTCCTGCTACCCGAGAAGACACTCAGTCCCTTGATTGCTAAGCAGCTGGCTTGTGTCTGTCTTCGTATGACTGCTTGTATTCCCATTTTTGCTTGGGCCACCAGGAAGCTCAAAACCAGTGGGTATTCTGCCTCTCACACTCCGTAG